A single window of Intrasporangium calvum DSM 43043 DNA harbors:
- a CDS encoding mechanosensitive ion channel family protein, with protein MPLSSVPMLTWAQVGDWLFGVPVRIIVTLALAVVARWLLLRLIDRVVSTATSRHAQRLAELPGGGRSLVQAIGLAHERHVQRTRTMGSLLRSVITVVVATVAVLTVMALLEIPLAPLLASAGVGGVALGFGAQSLVKDFLSGIFMIIEDQYGVGDVIDTGEAVGTVENVTLRVTQLRDASGVTWYVRNGEIVRIGNRSQGWSTAMVDIPVAYDEDVERAQRVIRAVVETMDQQAPWDEKLLGPPDVVGVESIAGGAVTIRVLAKTVAQEHFAVQREIRERVKLAFDREGIRSPVLLPQVPPFSGKAGGP; from the coding sequence ATGCCGCTCAGCTCAGTTCCGATGCTCACGTGGGCCCAGGTGGGTGACTGGCTCTTCGGGGTCCCGGTCAGGATCATCGTCACCCTGGCGCTCGCCGTCGTCGCCCGCTGGCTGCTCCTCCGGCTCATCGACCGGGTCGTCAGCACCGCCACCAGCCGGCACGCCCAGCGGCTCGCGGAGCTGCCGGGTGGCGGGCGTTCGCTGGTGCAGGCCATCGGCCTGGCCCACGAACGCCACGTCCAGCGGACCCGGACCATGGGCTCGCTGCTGCGCAGCGTCATCACCGTGGTCGTCGCCACCGTTGCGGTCCTCACTGTCATGGCGCTGCTCGAGATCCCGCTGGCACCGCTCCTCGCCTCCGCAGGGGTGGGTGGCGTGGCGCTCGGCTTCGGGGCCCAGAGCCTGGTCAAGGACTTCCTCTCCGGCATCTTCATGATCATCGAGGACCAGTACGGCGTCGGGGATGTCATCGACACCGGGGAGGCCGTCGGGACCGTCGAGAACGTCACGCTCCGCGTCACGCAGCTGCGCGACGCGAGCGGCGTGACGTGGTACGTCCGCAACGGCGAGATCGTCCGCATCGGCAACCGTTCCCAGGGCTGGTCCACGGCCATGGTCGACATCCCGGTCGCCTACGACGAGGACGTGGAGCGGGCCCAGCGCGTGATCCGCGCCGTCGTCGAGACGATGGACCAGCAGGCTCCCTGGGACGAGAAGCTCCTCGGCCCGCCGGACGTCGTCGGGGTCGAGTCCATCGCCGGAGGCGCCGTGACGATTCGCGTCCTGGCCAAGACCGTCGCCCAGGAGCACTTCGCGGTCCAGCGGGAGATCCGCGAACGCGTCAAGCTGGCGTTCGACCGGGAGGGGATCCGCTCCCCCGTCCTGCTCCCGCAGGTCCCCCCCTTCAGCGGCAAGGCCGGGGGGCCCTGA
- the pepN gene encoding aminopeptidase N: MPGKNLTRDEAALRASLLRVETYDVVLDLTTGPETFRTVSTVRFSCSEPGAESFIDLIPDSVEKVTLNGVELDPAQVFAESRVTLPGLGADNELTVDATGRYTNTGEGLHRFVDPVDNEVYLYTQFEVPDSRRMFAVFEQPDLKASFRFTVTAPAHWKVISNSPTPVPAPGGVVDHTEVATWEFPPTKRISSYITALIAGPYDEVRDEVATRNGVVPLGVFCRKSLRQHLDADNIFDCTKRGFAFFEAEFDQPYPFEKYDQVFTPEYNMGAMENAGAVTFTEVYVFRSKVSEAKVERRALTILHELAHMWFGNLVTMKWWDDLWLNESFAEWASTTCQAEATQWRSAWTTFGTAEKAWAYAQDQLTSTHPIAADMRHLEDVEVNFDGITYAKGASVLKQLVAYVGREPFVAALREYFAQHAWGNTTLADLLGELERASGRELTSWSKLWLETAGVNTLRPVFEVAEDGTFSSFSVVQTAAESHPTLRPHRVGIGRYDRDGDTLVRVGYDEVDIDGDRTDLPELVGVAQPDLLLLNDDDLAYAKIRLDRRSLRTALDLPRGFQGSLPRSLVLGATWDMTRDAEMPARDFVRFVLDSLPGESDSTLLRVLLTQITTATRLYTAPDHRAETAALLSSTLHGLAESAEPGSDAQFQLLEAWANTTVDPADERQLRGLLAGESTLPGLSIDTELRWVLVRALAALGAADAAEIQAELDRDPTSTGRERAAEALAARPTAEAKADAWTKAVEHNDLSNQMVQAIAGGFRRSTDRSLLEPYVEKYHAMLLDAWAARSVAIGERVVGGFYPFDLADETLKAASDAWLRTHPDAPAGLARTVAENRDTIARALLAQAKDAERD, translated from the coding sequence GTGCCCGGCAAGAACCTGACCCGCGACGAGGCGGCCCTGCGTGCCAGCCTGCTGCGAGTCGAGACGTACGACGTCGTCCTCGACCTGACCACGGGCCCGGAGACCTTCCGCACCGTCTCAACCGTCCGTTTCAGCTGCTCCGAACCGGGCGCCGAGAGCTTCATCGACCTCATCCCCGACTCGGTGGAGAAGGTCACGCTCAACGGTGTCGAGCTCGACCCCGCCCAGGTGTTCGCTGAGTCGCGGGTCACCCTGCCGGGCCTCGGGGCGGACAACGAGCTGACCGTCGACGCCACGGGCCGCTATACCAACACCGGCGAGGGCCTGCACCGCTTCGTCGACCCCGTCGACAACGAGGTCTACCTCTACACCCAGTTCGAGGTGCCCGACTCGCGGCGGATGTTCGCGGTCTTCGAGCAGCCCGACCTCAAGGCCTCCTTCCGGTTCACCGTCACGGCACCCGCGCACTGGAAGGTGATCTCCAACTCCCCAACTCCCGTGCCAGCCCCGGGTGGAGTCGTGGACCACACCGAGGTCGCCACGTGGGAGTTCCCGCCGACGAAGCGGATCTCCTCGTACATCACCGCGCTCATCGCCGGTCCCTACGACGAGGTCCGTGACGAGGTCGCGACCCGGAATGGCGTCGTGCCGCTCGGCGTCTTCTGCCGCAAGTCCCTGAGGCAGCACCTCGACGCCGACAACATCTTCGACTGCACGAAGCGCGGCTTCGCGTTCTTCGAGGCGGAGTTCGACCAGCCCTATCCCTTCGAGAAGTACGACCAGGTCTTCACGCCCGAGTACAACATGGGGGCGATGGAGAACGCCGGCGCGGTGACGTTCACCGAGGTGTACGTCTTCCGGTCGAAGGTCTCCGAGGCGAAGGTCGAGCGGCGGGCCCTGACGATCCTGCACGAGCTGGCCCACATGTGGTTCGGCAACCTCGTGACGATGAAGTGGTGGGACGACCTCTGGCTCAACGAGTCGTTCGCCGAGTGGGCCTCCACGACGTGCCAGGCCGAGGCGACCCAGTGGCGCAGCGCCTGGACGACCTTCGGGACGGCCGAGAAGGCCTGGGCCTACGCGCAGGACCAGCTCACCTCCACGCACCCGATCGCCGCGGACATGCGGCACCTCGAGGACGTCGAGGTCAACTTCGACGGGATCACCTACGCCAAGGGCGCCTCCGTCCTCAAGCAGCTCGTCGCCTACGTCGGTCGCGAGCCCTTCGTGGCGGCCCTCCGCGAGTACTTCGCGCAGCACGCCTGGGGCAACACGACGCTCGCCGACCTCCTCGGCGAGCTGGAGCGGGCCTCCGGGCGAGAGCTCACCTCCTGGTCGAAGCTCTGGCTCGAGACGGCCGGAGTCAACACGCTCCGTCCCGTCTTCGAGGTCGCGGAGGACGGCACGTTCAGCTCGTTCTCCGTGGTGCAGACCGCTGCAGAGTCGCACCCGACCCTGCGTCCGCACCGGGTCGGCATCGGCCGCTACGACCGCGACGGCGACACCCTCGTCCGGGTCGGCTACGACGAGGTCGACATCGACGGGGACCGGACCGACCTGCCGGAGCTCGTCGGCGTGGCCCAGCCCGACCTGCTGCTGCTCAACGACGACGACCTCGCCTACGCGAAGATCCGCCTCGACCGGCGGTCACTGCGCACCGCGCTCGACCTGCCCCGGGGCTTCCAGGGGTCGCTGCCCCGCTCGCTGGTGCTCGGCGCCACCTGGGACATGACCCGAGACGCGGAGATGCCGGCGCGCGACTTCGTCCGCTTCGTCCTCGACTCTCTCCCCGGCGAGAGCGACTCGACGCTGCTGCGTGTCCTGCTCACGCAGATCACCACGGCGACGCGCCTCTACACCGCACCTGACCACCGCGCTGAGACGGCCGCGCTGCTCTCCTCGACGCTGCATGGACTCGCCGAGTCGGCAGAGCCGGGCAGCGACGCACAGTTCCAGCTGCTGGAGGCCTGGGCCAACACCACCGTCGACCCGGCCGACGAGCGGCAGTTGCGAGGCCTGCTCGCCGGTGAGTCGACCCTCCCCGGCCTCAGCATCGACACGGAGCTGCGCTGGGTGCTCGTTCGCGCCCTGGCCGCCCTCGGCGCCGCCGACGCCGCCGAGATCCAGGCGGAGCTCGACCGGGACCCGACCTCGACGGGACGGGAGCGCGCCGCCGAGGCGCTCGCCGCCCGTCCGACCGCCGAGGCCAAGGCGGACGCGTGGACGAAGGCCGTGGAGCACAACGACCTGTCCAACCAGATGGTCCAGGCCATCGCCGGCGGCTTCCGGCGGAGCACCGACCGGTCGCTCCTCGAGCCCTACGTCGAGAAGTACCACGCGATGCTGCTCGATGCCTGGGCAGCTCGGAGCGTCGCGATCGGCGAGCGCGTCGTCGGCGGGTTCTACCCGTTCGACCTGGCGGACGAGACGCTCAAGGCAGCCTCTGACGCATGGCTGCGCACCCACCCGGATGCTCCCGCGGGTCTGGCCCGGACCGTCGCGGAGAACCGGGACACGATCGCCCGTGCCCTGCTCGCGCAGGCGAAGGACGCCGAGCGCGACTGA
- a CDS encoding DsbA family protein, producing the protein MWFDPICPWAWMTSRWLMEVERLRDVEVTWSVMSLAVLNEHRDLDAAYRSLMDNAWGPVRVIVAAAEEHGPGVVKPLYDAMGTRIHPGRMTDLDRVVRESLEEVGLPGRIASAAHHKTHDAALRRSHKRGISLVGTDVGTPIIAVEGVAFFGPVVTPAPKGEDAARLWDGCVLVAGTPGFYELKRTRTEHPIFT; encoded by the coding sequence ATGTGGTTCGACCCGATCTGCCCCTGGGCCTGGATGACCTCGCGCTGGCTCATGGAGGTCGAGCGGCTGCGTGACGTCGAGGTCACCTGGTCGGTGATGAGCCTCGCCGTGCTCAACGAGCACCGCGACCTCGACGCGGCCTACCGCTCCCTCATGGACAACGCCTGGGGCCCGGTCCGCGTCATCGTCGCTGCCGCGGAGGAGCATGGCCCAGGGGTCGTCAAGCCGCTCTACGACGCCATGGGCACTCGGATCCACCCGGGGAGGATGACGGACCTCGACCGGGTGGTCCGAGAGTCCCTCGAGGAGGTGGGTCTGCCCGGTCGCATCGCGTCCGCCGCCCATCACAAGACCCATGACGCCGCCCTGCGTCGCAGCCACAAGCGTGGGATCTCACTCGTCGGCACCGACGTCGGCACGCCGATCATCGCGGTCGAGGGCGTGGCCTTCTTCGGTCCGGTCGTCACCCCGGCTCCCAAGGGGGAGGACGCTGCGCGGCTCTGGGACGGCTGCGTCCTCGTCGCCGGCACACCCGGCTTCTACGAGCTCAAGCGGACCCGAACCGAGCACCCGATCTTCACCTGA
- a CDS encoding ribose-5-phosphate isomerase — protein MRIHIGGDHASYELQQTLMTHLERSGHDVVNHGPFSYDAQDDYPVFVLRAAEAVAADPGSRGVVLGGSGNGEQMAANKVAGIRAALAYSAELAALAREHNDAQVVSIGARFTPEDVATQIVDTFLDTEFSDDARHSRRIGMVSAYEADRMLPPLPDSVS, from the coding sequence ATGCGTATCCACATTGGCGGCGACCACGCCTCCTACGAGCTCCAGCAGACCCTGATGACGCACCTCGAACGATCCGGTCACGACGTCGTCAACCACGGTCCGTTCAGCTACGACGCCCAGGACGACTACCCGGTGTTCGTCCTCCGGGCTGCCGAGGCGGTGGCCGCCGACCCGGGGTCGCGCGGCGTCGTCCTAGGGGGATCCGGCAACGGAGAGCAGATGGCTGCGAACAAGGTGGCGGGCATCCGGGCCGCGCTCGCCTACTCGGCCGAGCTGGCCGCGCTCGCCCGGGAACACAACGACGCCCAGGTCGTCTCGATCGGGGCTCGTTTCACGCCGGAGGACGTGGCCACGCAGATCGTCGACACCTTCTTGGACACGGAATTCTCCGATGACGCGCGCCACAGCCGTCGCATAGGTATGGTTTCGGCGTACGAGGCCGACCGGATGCTCCCGCCGCTGCCGGACTCGGTCAGCTGA
- a CDS encoding PP2C family protein-serine/threonine phosphatase — MALKETYVSSRPSIAAGPIRRARMMVPWMSRAPWLLVVGLVLLGLGAGWAISSWPEHVPWGIFALLVVVGGLFLEPRHLVIVYVALFATMAVVGAALGERKGATFGTELVTLATMLLMIWLAHARAQVGVVGVSGESMLVDMRDRLRAQGELPELPPDWSAEVALESAYGDSFAGDFVVAGRSTDGTTLEIALVDVSGKGRQAGTRSLLLSGALGGLLGEMSERGFLHAANNHLLRLRWPEGFATAVHVAINLETGVFSIGYAGHPAAAQFAAGSGRWRMLSGGRGPLLGVIEHADYPREVGTLRRGDALVLYSDGVIEARDKTLVDGIDRMLGRAESFVTKGFEGLAQRLCDHAMAGHGDDRAVVTIWRR; from the coding sequence GTGGCCCTCAAGGAGACGTATGTCTCGAGCCGCCCGAGCATCGCGGCCGGGCCGATCCGTCGTGCCCGGATGATGGTTCCCTGGATGTCCCGGGCGCCGTGGCTGCTCGTCGTCGGCCTGGTCCTGCTCGGGCTGGGCGCCGGCTGGGCCATCTCCAGCTGGCCTGAGCACGTCCCCTGGGGCATCTTCGCCCTGCTCGTCGTCGTGGGCGGGCTCTTCCTCGAGCCGAGACACCTCGTCATCGTCTACGTCGCGCTGTTCGCCACCATGGCGGTCGTCGGCGCCGCCCTCGGCGAGCGCAAGGGGGCGACGTTCGGCACGGAGCTCGTCACCCTGGCGACGATGCTCCTGATGATCTGGCTCGCGCACGCCCGCGCCCAGGTGGGAGTGGTCGGGGTCAGCGGTGAGTCGATGCTCGTCGACATGCGTGACCGCTTGCGGGCCCAGGGTGAGCTGCCCGAGCTGCCGCCCGACTGGTCCGCGGAGGTCGCCCTCGAGTCGGCCTACGGCGACAGCTTCGCTGGGGACTTCGTCGTCGCCGGTCGATCCACCGACGGCACGACCCTCGAGATCGCGCTCGTCGACGTGTCCGGCAAGGGTCGTCAGGCAGGCACGCGGTCCCTGCTCCTGTCCGGTGCCCTCGGCGGGCTGCTCGGCGAGATGAGCGAGCGGGGGTTCCTGCATGCTGCGAACAACCACCTGCTGCGGCTGCGGTGGCCGGAGGGATTCGCCACTGCGGTCCACGTGGCGATCAACCTCGAGACGGGGGTGTTCTCCATCGGCTACGCCGGGCACCCCGCCGCTGCACAGTTCGCGGCCGGCTCGGGACGCTGGCGGATGCTCTCGGGCGGGAGGGGCCCGCTGCTGGGCGTCATCGAGCACGCCGACTATCCGCGCGAGGTCGGCACGCTGCGCCGCGGCGACGCGCTGGTCCTCTACAGCGACGGCGTCATCGAGGCTCGCGACAAGACCTTGGTCGACGGGATCGACCGGATGCTGGGTCGTGCCGAGTCGTTCGTCACCAAGGGCTTCGAGGGGCTGGCGCAGCGGCTCTGTGACCACGCGATGGCAGGCCACGGCGACGACCGCGCCGTCGTCACCATCTGGCGCCGTTGA
- the trmB gene encoding tRNA (guanosine(46)-N7)-methyltransferase TrmB yields the protein MNELADQPTDQPAEHSSRGPAEPARRRAHEVPDLPQGVAPARVRSFVRRGRRSALTLDRLHRLAPARALPPGRFDPEQAFGRVAPVVLEIGCGHGHAAIAFASARPEWDIVAMDVHSPGLARMLADAEAAQVPNLRVEQGDAVVFLEERVGDRVFDAIHLFFPDPWRKKKHTKRRFVSPTNLDLLARVLKPAGHILVATDQEFYARHVLDEVAAHPRFDGRRVDRPDWRPAVGFEAKGRAAGREIHELRLDLVG from the coding sequence GTGAACGAGCTCGCCGACCAGCCGACTGACCAGCCCGCCGAGCACTCCTCGCGTGGACCCGCCGAGCCGGCGCGCCGGCGAGCCCATGAGGTGCCGGACCTGCCCCAGGGAGTCGCGCCGGCGCGGGTACGCAGCTTCGTCCGTCGCGGACGTCGGTCTGCACTGACCCTCGACCGGCTGCACCGACTGGCCCCCGCGCGTGCCCTGCCCCCTGGACGGTTCGACCCTGAGCAGGCCTTCGGCAGGGTCGCCCCCGTCGTCCTGGAGATCGGCTGCGGGCACGGCCACGCCGCGATCGCCTTCGCCTCCGCGCGCCCCGAGTGGGACATCGTCGCGATGGACGTGCACTCGCCGGGCCTCGCCCGGATGCTCGCCGACGCCGAGGCTGCCCAGGTGCCCAACCTTCGGGTCGAGCAGGGAGACGCGGTCGTCTTCCTCGAGGAGCGGGTGGGGGACCGGGTGTTCGACGCCATCCACCTCTTCTTCCCCGACCCGTGGCGCAAGAAGAAGCACACCAAGCGCCGGTTCGTCTCCCCGACCAACCTCGACCTGCTCGCTCGCGTCCTCAAGCCCGCTGGGCATATCCTCGTCGCCACCGACCAGGAGTTCTACGCCAGGCACGTGCTCGACGAGGTGGCCGCGCACCCGCGGTTCGACGGGCGCCGGGTCGACCGCCCGGATTGGCGTCCCGCCGTGGGCTTCGAGGCCAAGGGCCGGGCCGCCGGGCGCGAGATCCACGAGCTACGCCTCGACCTCGTCGGCTGA
- a CDS encoding thiamine pyrophosphate-dependent dehydrogenase E1 component subunit alpha: MEDKTRADLYTTMVQIRAFEEAILADYHADKKPAWDIGAGLIPGEMHLSAGQEPVAAGVCAHLDNRDAVTATHRPHHFAIAHGMDLNKLAAEIYGRETGLGRGRGGHMHLFDPMTHFSCSGIIAEGYPPALGQALAFKRQGTGAIAVAVTGEGAANQGAFHESLNLAALWNLPVVFVVEDNDWAISVPRAASTSVMSNADRAAAYGIPGVRVEDNAVEGVYDAADEAVQRARSGGGPTLIEVHTLRLWGHFEGDAQAYRPELAEVPARDPIPTYEQQLIADAVLDETKVEELRAEARQRVEAALEFAKSSPTPDPSTATQYVFA; this comes from the coding sequence ATGGAGGACAAGACCAGAGCGGACCTCTACACCACGATGGTGCAGATCCGCGCTTTCGAGGAGGCGATCCTCGCCGACTACCACGCGGACAAGAAGCCCGCGTGGGACATCGGCGCGGGGCTGATCCCGGGGGAGATGCACCTGTCGGCGGGCCAGGAGCCGGTGGCGGCGGGGGTCTGCGCCCACCTCGACAACCGCGACGCGGTCACCGCGACACACCGCCCCCACCACTTCGCCATTGCCCACGGCATGGATCTGAACAAGCTCGCCGCGGAGATCTACGGCCGCGAGACCGGGCTCGGCCGGGGCCGAGGCGGGCACATGCACCTCTTCGACCCGATGACCCACTTCTCGTGCTCGGGCATCATCGCCGAGGGCTATCCCCCCGCGCTCGGCCAGGCCCTCGCGTTCAAGCGGCAGGGGACCGGCGCCATCGCGGTGGCCGTCACCGGCGAGGGGGCAGCCAACCAGGGCGCGTTCCACGAGTCGCTCAACCTCGCTGCCCTGTGGAACCTGCCCGTCGTCTTCGTCGTGGAGGACAACGACTGGGCCATCTCGGTCCCTCGCGCCGCGTCGACGTCGGTGATGTCCAACGCCGACCGTGCCGCGGCCTACGGCATCCCCGGCGTTCGGGTGGAGGACAACGCGGTCGAGGGGGTCTACGACGCGGCGGACGAGGCCGTCCAGCGGGCTCGCAGCGGCGGCGGACCCACCCTCATCGAGGTCCACACGCTGCGCCTCTGGGGCCACTTCGAGGGGGATGCCCAGGCCTACCGTCCAGAGCTCGCCGAGGTGCCGGCGCGCGACCCCATCCCCACCTACGAACAGCAGCTCATCGCCGACGCCGTCCTCGACGAGACCAAGGTCGAGGAGCTGCGCGCCGAGGCCAGGCAACGGGTCGAGGCGGCGCTCGAGTTCGCCAAGTCGTCACCGACTCCGGACCCGTCCACCGCAACCCAGTACGTCTTCGCGTGA
- a CDS encoding alpha-ketoacid dehydrogenase subunit beta, with the protein MTTVETTRRLTGAKAMVEAIAQEMERDPSVIVLGEDVGAYGGIFGSTTGLLDTFGPERVLDTPISETAFIGLGIGAATEGMRPVVELMFVDFFGVCMDQIYNHMAKIHFESGGNVKVPMVLMTAVGGGYSDGAQHSQCLWGTFAHLPGMKVVVPSNPADAKGLMTAAIRDDNPVIYLFHKGLQGLVWMAKQSRSVGDVPAEAYEVEIGKAAVVREGADVTVVTLSLSVQHALEVAEELAAEGVDVEVLDLRSLVPLDRDAIVASVGKTGRLVVVDEDYQSFGLSGEIVATVAERGVALKSAPVRVAVPDVPIPYARELEYAVLPRQDRIRAAIRKVVG; encoded by the coding sequence ATGACCACAGTAGAGACCACGCGTCGACTCACGGGTGCCAAGGCAATGGTCGAGGCGATCGCACAGGAGATGGAGCGCGACCCGTCCGTGATCGTCCTCGGCGAGGACGTCGGAGCCTACGGCGGCATCTTCGGCTCGACGACGGGCCTGCTGGACACGTTCGGACCGGAGCGGGTGCTGGACACGCCCATCTCGGAGACCGCGTTCATCGGGCTCGGCATCGGCGCAGCCACCGAAGGGATGCGGCCCGTCGTCGAGCTGATGTTCGTCGACTTCTTCGGCGTCTGCATGGACCAGATCTACAACCACATGGCCAAGATCCACTTCGAGTCCGGAGGCAACGTCAAGGTGCCGATGGTGCTCATGACCGCGGTGGGAGGGGGCTACTCCGACGGGGCGCAGCACTCGCAGTGCCTGTGGGGGACGTTCGCCCACCTGCCGGGCATGAAGGTCGTCGTGCCGAGCAACCCGGCCGACGCCAAGGGCCTCATGACGGCCGCGATCCGGGACGACAACCCGGTGATCTACCTGTTCCACAAGGGCCTGCAGGGTCTGGTCTGGATGGCCAAGCAGTCCCGGTCGGTCGGCGACGTGCCCGCGGAGGCCTACGAGGTCGAGATCGGCAAGGCTGCGGTGGTCCGGGAGGGCGCGGACGTCACCGTCGTCACCCTGTCGCTGTCGGTCCAGCACGCCCTGGAGGTGGCCGAGGAGCTGGCAGCGGAGGGCGTCGACGTGGAGGTGCTCGACCTGCGCAGCCTGGTCCCACTCGACCGTGACGCGATCGTCGCCTCGGTCGGGAAGACGGGCCGTCTCGTCGTGGTCGACGAGGACTACCAGTCCTTCGGCCTGTCGGGCGAGATCGTCGCCACGGTGGCCGAGCGGGGGGTCGCGCTGAAGTCGGCACCCGTCCGGGTCGCGGTGCCCGACGTGCCGATCCCGTACGCGCGCGAGCTCGAGTACGCGGTGCTCCCGCGACAGGACCGGATCCGCGCGGCGATCCGCAAGGTCGTGGGCTGA
- a CDS encoding biotin/lipoyl-containing protein: MADVVFPGLSTDDPAAEGVVATWFVDDGATVVEGQLIAEVAVDKVDAEVVAPAGGTVRIIVGEGEGARQGSVIGTVG; this comes from the coding sequence ATGGCGGACGTGGTCTTTCCCGGGCTGTCCACGGACGACCCTGCGGCGGAGGGCGTCGTGGCGACCTGGTTCGTCGACGACGGGGCGACCGTGGTCGAAGGACAGCTCATCGCCGAGGTGGCCGTGGACAAGGTCGACGCCGAGGTGGTCGCACCGGCCGGGGGCACTGTGCGGATCATCGTCGGTGAAGGTGAAGGCGCACGACAGGGGTCGGTGATCGGGACGGTCGGCTGA
- the tig gene encoding trigger factor, translated as MKSALETLSPTRVKLTVEVPFEELKPSLDAAIKHIGEHVQVPGFRKGKVPARIIEQRVGRAAVLEEAVNNALPDLYGRALEENDVRPLGQPEITDLKVPATDGEDFSFTAEVDRRPEIELPDFSDIELTVDEAVVSDDDVAERLDALRARFGTLKGVDRPVQDGDFVSIDLSAEIDGEEIDAVNGVSYEVGSKNMLEGMDEALVGMAADETKSFVAPLAGGDQEGREANCTVTVLAVKERELPELDDEFAQLASEFDTLEELKADLTQKAEVDAKFAQGVSARDQLLDAILGRVEVPIPEGIVEAEVNSHLEGEGRLEDDEHRAEVDESTRKGLKTQLLLDAIAEREEVQVQQAELIEFLVMNAQQYGMDPNAFAQTLDKEGQIPAMVAEVARRKALASVLEKVSVKDTAGNVVDLNEAVPGTEADEDEPVDAEADGAGDIEAAEAQPTDAPVAEADEADEADEAAKA; from the coding sequence GTGAAGAGTGCGCTCGAGACCCTCAGCCCGACCCGGGTCAAGTTGACCGTCGAGGTCCCGTTCGAGGAGCTCAAGCCGAGCCTCGATGCGGCCATCAAGCACATCGGTGAGCATGTTCAGGTGCCCGGCTTCCGCAAGGGCAAGGTCCCGGCGCGCATCATCGAGCAGCGCGTCGGTCGGGCCGCGGTCCTCGAGGAGGCCGTGAACAACGCGCTTCCCGACCTCTACGGCCGGGCGCTCGAGGAGAACGACGTCCGCCCGCTCGGCCAGCCCGAGATCACCGACCTCAAGGTGCCGGCCACCGACGGCGAGGACTTCTCCTTCACCGCCGAGGTCGACCGTCGCCCCGAGATCGAGCTGCCCGACTTCTCCGACATCGAGCTGACCGTCGACGAGGCCGTCGTCTCCGACGACGACGTCGCCGAGCGGCTCGACGCGCTCCGCGCCCGTTTCGGCACGCTCAAGGGGGTCGACCGGCCCGTCCAGGACGGCGACTTCGTCTCCATCGACCTGTCTGCAGAGATCGACGGCGAGGAGATCGACGCCGTCAACGGCGTCTCGTACGAGGTCGGCAGCAAGAACATGCTCGAGGGCATGGACGAGGCGCTCGTCGGGATGGCCGCCGACGAGACGAAGTCGTTCGTCGCCCCGCTCGCGGGCGGTGACCAGGAGGGCCGCGAGGCCAACTGCACCGTCACCGTGCTGGCCGTCAAGGAGCGCGAGCTGCCCGAGCTCGACGACGAGTTCGCCCAGCTGGCGTCCGAGTTCGACACGCTCGAGGAGCTCAAGGCAGACCTCACCCAGAAGGCCGAGGTCGACGCGAAGTTCGCCCAGGGCGTCTCCGCCCGCGACCAGCTGCTCGACGCCATCCTCGGGCGGGTCGAGGTCCCGATCCCCGAGGGCATCGTCGAGGCCGAGGTCAACTCGCACCTCGAGGGCGAGGGCCGGCTCGAGGACGACGAGCACCGCGCCGAGGTCGACGAGAGCACCCGCAAGGGCCTCAAGACCCAGCTCCTGCTCGACGCGATCGCCGAGAGGGAAGAGGTCCAGGTCCAGCAGGCCGAGCTCATCGAGTTCCTCGTGATGAACGCGCAGCAGTACGGCATGGACCCCAACGCCTTCGCGCAGACCCTCGACAAGGAGGGTCAGATCCCCGCCATGGTGGCCGAGGTCGCCCGTCGCAAGGCGCTCGCGTCGGTGCTCGAGAAGGTCTCGGTCAAGGACACGGCCGGCAATGTGGTCGACCTCAACGAGGCCGTGCCGGGCACCGAGGCCGACGAGGACGAGCCCGTGGACGCCGAGGCAGACGGGGCTGGCGACATCGAGGCTGCCGAGGCGCAGCCGACGGACGCTCCCGTTGCCGAGGCCGACGAGGCCGACGAGGCCGACGAGGCAGCGAAGGCCTGA
- a CDS encoding ATP-dependent Clp protease proteolytic subunit yields MPGGLDDHIYNRLLKERIIFLGSDVRDDNANAICAQLLLLSAEDPEKDIWLYINSPGGSISAGMAIFDTMNWIPNDVATVAMGMAASMGQFLLSAGTHGKRYATPHARVMMHQPSGGIGGTATDIKIQAEQMLYVKKQMAELIAEHTGQTIEQIEKDSDRDRWFSAQEAKEYGFVDHVFSSSGQAIEGDTVGQADAKTDGSEK; encoded by the coding sequence ATGCCCGGTGGTCTGGACGACCACATCTACAACCGCCTGCTCAAGGAGCGGATCATCTTCCTCGGGTCGGACGTGCGCGACGACAACGCCAACGCGATCTGCGCGCAGCTGCTGCTGCTCTCGGCGGAGGACCCCGAGAAGGACATCTGGCTCTACATCAACAGCCCGGGCGGCTCGATCTCCGCGGGCATGGCCATCTTCGACACGATGAACTGGATCCCCAACGACGTCGCGACCGTCGCCATGGGGATGGCGGCCTCGATGGGCCAGTTCCTGCTGTCGGCCGGCACGCACGGCAAGCGCTATGCCACGCCGCACGCGCGGGTCATGATGCACCAGCCGTCCGGTGGCATCGGCGGCACGGCCACCGACATCAAGATCCAGGCCGAGCAGATGCTCTACGTCAAGAAGCAGATGGCCGAGCTCATCGCCGAGCACACCGGTCAGACGATCGAGCAGATCGAGAAGGACTCCGACCGGGACCGGTGGTTCAGCGCCCAGGAGGCCAAGGAGTACGGCTTCGTCGACCATGTCTTCTCGAGCTCCGGACAGGCCATCGAGGGCGACACCGTGGGCCAGGCCGACGCGAAGACCGACGGCAGCGAGAAGTGA